A single region of the Leptothrix cholodnii SP-6 genome encodes:
- a CDS encoding c-type cytochrome, which produces MSSSPKWLAAAVLALAAAGSLAQVTAVGIGRAATEKEIKAWDIDVRPDFKGLPKGSGTVEQGMEVWEAKCAHCHGVFGESNEVFSPLVGGTTADDVKTGHVARLNDPTFPGRTTLMKVATVSTLWDYINRAMPWTAPKSLKTDEVYAVTAYLLNMGDVLPAGFVLSDQTIAQAQARMPNRNGMTLDHGMWPGRGLKTAAKPDVKVAACMSNCEAEPKVASFLPDFARNAHGNLAEQTRMVGAQHGVDTTRPPGAAPTLAAAPVVAKATDEGAAALALAAKHTCTACHAVDAKLVGPAFREIGKKHGSRADAVAYLTGKIKSGGTGVWGAIPMPAQTLPDADAKLIANWLAAGAKK; this is translated from the coding sequence ATGTCCAGCTCTCCTAAGTGGCTCGCAGCGGCCGTTCTGGCGCTGGCCGCGGCCGGCAGCCTGGCGCAGGTGACGGCCGTGGGCATCGGCCGTGCGGCCACCGAGAAGGAAATCAAGGCCTGGGACATCGACGTGCGGCCCGACTTCAAGGGCCTGCCCAAGGGCTCCGGCACGGTCGAGCAGGGCATGGAGGTCTGGGAGGCCAAGTGCGCCCATTGCCACGGCGTGTTCGGCGAATCCAACGAGGTGTTCTCGCCGCTGGTGGGTGGCACCACCGCCGACGACGTCAAGACCGGCCATGTCGCGCGCCTGAACGACCCGACCTTTCCGGGCCGCACCACGCTGATGAAGGTGGCCACCGTCTCGACGCTGTGGGACTACATCAACCGCGCCATGCCCTGGACCGCGCCGAAGTCGCTCAAGACCGACGAGGTCTACGCCGTCACCGCCTACCTGCTCAACATGGGTGACGTGCTGCCGGCCGGTTTCGTGCTGTCGGACCAGACCATCGCGCAGGCCCAGGCCCGCATGCCCAACCGCAACGGCATGACGCTCGACCACGGCATGTGGCCGGGGCGTGGCCTCAAGACGGCGGCCAAGCCCGACGTCAAGGTCGCGGCCTGCATGAGCAACTGCGAAGCCGAGCCGAAGGTGGCGTCGTTCCTGCCCGACTTTGCCCGCAACGCCCACGGCAACCTGGCCGAGCAGACCCGCATGGTCGGCGCGCAGCACGGCGTGGACACCACCCGGCCGCCCGGCGCCGCGCCCACCCTGGCCGCTGCGCCGGTGGTGGCCAAGGCGACTGACGAAGGTGCTGCGGCGCTGGCCCTGGCGGCCAAGCACACCTGCACGGCCTGCCATGCGGTGGACGCCAAGCTGGTGGGCCCGGCCTTCCGCGAGATCGGCAAGAAACACGGCAGCCGCGCCGATGCGGTGGCGTATCTGACGGGCAAGATCAAGTCCGGTGGCACAGGGGTGTGGGGGGCCATTCCGATGCCCGCACAGACCTTGCCCGACGCAGATGCGAAACTGATCGCCAATTGGCTGGCCGCCGGCGCCAAGAAATAG
- the soxC gene encoding sulfite dehydrogenase — MSSHEQGSGRLIKAPENFIDPAGVRQVFEEAKTGRRDFIRRAFASASAAVAAPLALAQSNPLPHAGGDPNILELPAHSTGLGQSVATDGYGKPSKFETNVQRRPSPGLTQTAQSSVSFAPLQSLFGIVTPSGLHFERHHQGWWDVDPSKHRLMINGSDDQLVKTPKVFTMDEVMRLPAVSRFHFIECGANTGMEWGNVAVPTVQYSHGMLSCSEFTGVPLKILLDLCGVDYKRGRYVLAEGADGSSMTRTIPMELIESGEVLVAYGQNGEMLRPENGYPLRLVVPGVQGVSWVKYLRRIEVGDQPYGSKDEAVHYIDLMPGGQHRQYTSIQECKSVVTTPSGGQVLLDKGFYNISGLAWSGRGKVKKVDVSVDGGRNWRPARLETVLSKALTRFNIDWVWDGKPAIIQSRATDETGYVQPSYRQLRAVRGTRSIYHNNSIQSWLVQESGEVKNVQLS; from the coding sequence GTGTCATCCCACGAACAAGGCTCCGGCCGCCTCATCAAGGCGCCCGAGAACTTCATCGATCCAGCCGGCGTGCGCCAGGTGTTCGAAGAAGCCAAGACAGGTCGGCGAGACTTCATCCGTCGCGCGTTCGCCTCGGCCTCCGCGGCCGTTGCCGCACCGCTGGCGCTGGCGCAGTCGAACCCGCTGCCCCACGCGGGCGGCGACCCCAACATCCTCGAGCTGCCCGCGCACAGCACCGGGCTGGGCCAGTCGGTGGCCACCGACGGCTACGGCAAGCCGTCGAAGTTCGAGACCAACGTGCAGCGCCGGCCGAGCCCGGGGCTGACGCAGACGGCGCAGTCGTCGGTGTCGTTCGCGCCGCTGCAGAGCCTGTTCGGCATCGTCACGCCCAGCGGCCTGCACTTCGAGCGCCACCACCAGGGCTGGTGGGACGTCGATCCGAGCAAGCACCGCCTGATGATCAACGGCAGCGACGACCAGCTCGTCAAGACGCCCAAGGTCTTCACGATGGACGAGGTGATGCGGCTGCCCGCGGTGTCGCGCTTCCACTTCATCGAATGCGGCGCCAACACCGGCATGGAATGGGGCAACGTGGCCGTGCCCACGGTGCAGTACAGCCACGGCATGCTCAGCTGCAGCGAGTTCACCGGCGTGCCGCTGAAGATCCTGCTCGACCTGTGCGGTGTCGACTACAAGCGCGGCCGCTACGTGCTGGCCGAAGGCGCCGACGGTTCGTCGATGACTCGCACCATCCCGATGGAGCTGATCGAGTCGGGCGAGGTGCTGGTCGCCTACGGCCAGAACGGCGAGATGCTGCGGCCCGAAAACGGCTACCCGCTGCGTCTGGTGGTGCCGGGCGTGCAGGGCGTGAGCTGGGTCAAGTACCTGCGCCGCATCGAGGTGGGTGACCAGCCTTACGGCAGCAAGGACGAGGCGGTGCACTACATCGACCTGATGCCCGGCGGCCAGCACCGCCAGTACACCAGCATCCAGGAGTGCAAGAGCGTGGTGACCACGCCTTCGGGCGGCCAGGTGCTGCTCGACAAGGGCTTCTACAACATCAGCGGCCTGGCCTGGTCGGGCCGCGGCAAGGTCAAGAAGGTCGACGTGTCGGTCGACGGCGGGCGCAACTGGCGTCCGGCCCGGCTCGAGACGGTGCTCAGCAAGGCGCTGACCCGCTTCAACATCGACTGGGTGTGGGACGGCAAACCCGCCATCATCCAGAGCCGCGCCACCGACGAGACCGGCTACGTGCAGCCGAGCTATCGGCAGCTGCGCGCGGTGCGTGGCACGCGCTCGATCTATCACAACAACTCGATCCAGTCGTGGCTGGTGCAGGAAAGTGGCGAGGTGAAGAATGTCCAGCTCTCCTAA